The genomic region GAAGAATGACGTAGATTAACCCGCTCCTTGACACGACTATTACGGCGATCGCGCCCATACTCAAGAACAGCATGATATACTCTTTGCATAACTAGGTCTGGATAGCGCCGTAAAGGGGAGCTAAAGTGTATATACGCTGGCAGTGCTAATCCAAAGTGAGGTGCTTTAACAGTACTATAAACAGCAGGTTTTAGAGTATCCTGTAGTAAGTAAGTCAAAACCTGTTCTGAGGGGGATTCAGCAAAAACACCAGTTAAATGTTGATAATCCACAGATTGAATTTCCAACTCGGGGTCTATGATTAATTCCACGCCCAAATTAACTGCTAGTTTTAGCATTTCCTGAACATCTTGAGAATCGGGAGATCCCTGAACACGCCAAAGTGCTGGAACATCCAAAGCACTCAGGTGTTGAGCCATTAACTGATTAACCATGAGGATTAACTCCCTCAAAACTGATCCCAGTGGTGAATCGTCGGGAATAATTGCCCCCATACTACCTTCATCATGGTAAGGATTGTAACCCAGTGGTAGATTCAGCTCTAAGCAACCACGAGATAAACGGTCTTTCTTGATGATTTGAGCCAAAGATGTTAAATCATTTAACATCTCTATCACCCGGGTTAACTCTGATGACTCACCTGCAAGGAACGACTGGGCCTGTTCATGGGTAATACTTGTATCAACATTGACTACACTCGGTTGAATTTCCCACTCTGTAATCTGTCCCTTCTCAATATCAATATTGATGATAAAAGACAAAGCCAGGCGATCGCTACCGGGTAGTAAAGAACAGCACTCTGCCACTGTATGAGGTAGCATGGGCAAGATGAGATTGCCAAGGTGAATAGTTTTTCCCCGTTTCAGTGCTTCCCGATCCAAGATTTCATCTGGGTGGATATAGACAGATAAATCTGTAATGTGAACCATTAATTGCCAAGTGGTGACAGAATGCTTCTCCAGACTAAAAGCATTTTCCACCACTCCATCCCCATCTACCCCCTCTATGGCCAGAGTAAATACACTCCTTAAATCCAGACGCTCGCGCAAATTAGCCTTGAGGAGATTTTTTGGTAACCTAGCTGCTGCATCTAATACATTTTCTGCAAAATTCCTGGATAGGTCGTGTTTGCATGTAACTAAATCTATATCAGCAGCAGCTTCAGCATCCGTACCGAGAATTTGTACAACCCGACCCAGGGGGGGATATTGTGCCAATGGATAGCGGATCACCTCCACATGTGCCAGATGATCGATAGCGTCTTGCAAATTAATTCCATTGCTCACCAATTTCAATTCAAACAGCAATCGGTCATCTAAAGGTACCGCACGGAAACCACCTTCCACTTGCTTAATCCGTGCCAATAAAGTGTGATTAGATCGCTCTAAAATCAACTTTACCTCACCTTCAGGAGAACGACGACGACTTCCCTCCTTGAGGATGCGAACTAATACGCGGTCTCCATTCCAAGCGTGACTAAGATGACTTTCCCGAATGTAAATATCCTCTGCACCTTCAGGATCCTGGATAGCAAAACAAAATCCCTTACTGGAGCAGCGCAGCTTTGCTTCTATCAGCCCCTCCTCTGATACACGGCGATACTTACCCCGGTCTTTAACTAAAAGTCCAACTTTTTCGAGCACCTCCAAAGCAATATGAAGTTTTTCCAAACTATCCTCATCTTCACAACCCAATTTTTTTTCCAGAACCTTCCTAGCTACCAATTTGTCATCGGTAAAATTGGCAAGGAGTGTAGCGATTGAAAATTCCATGCAGTGAACTGGCCTTTGGTCAAAACATCATTTTTCTTTATATCCTCACAGTCTACACATATTGCCAACGATTTACCCGTTCCCTTAGACTCTCGTAAACATATGAATCTGAGTTTTAACCAAGAGAAACTGCCGATTTACCCAATTATTTGTAAAATTGGTGACAATCAGGTTAGCAACTGAATGAGCAATGAGAGCGAACCCTATCTTCATTATTGTAGATTTAGAGCACACCCGCAGAAAATACTCCTAGACATTTTAGTTGAGGTAATCACCATAGCATTATTAAAGGTATCACTGGTAATCGGATCTAAATTTCCATTATTGAGATTCTGGAGGATTGGATGATGGGGATCGGGTTTTTCAGTCCCAAATGCCCAGACTTGACCACCCAATCATCCACAGTTTATACTAGGGCCAGGGGGCGACTACCAGCTGCATGTCGGTCAATTACTTGGTCAATAAGTCCATATTCCCTGGCCTCTTGGGGAGACATGAAAAAATCCCGCTCCGTATCTTCAGCTATTCGGTCAAATGGCTGACCAGTATGTTCAGCCAAATATTCGTTTAGCTTGCGTTTGTGATATAGAATTTCTCGGGCTTGAATTTCTATATCTGTCGCTTGTCCCTGAGCACCGCCTAATGGCTGGTGAATCATGATGCGCGAGTGAGGTAAACTCATACGTTTACCTTTAGTACCTGCACTCAATAAAAAGGCCCCCATACTAGCAGCCAGCCCTGTACAAATAGTACACACATCAGGGCGGATGTTCTTCATAGTATCAAAAATCCCCATTCCTGCTGTCACTGAACCACCGGGAGAGTTGATATACATATAAATATCTTTCTCCGGGTCTTCAGAGTCTAAAAACAGCAGTTGGGCCACTATTAGATTAGCTAAACTGCTATCCACCTGTTGCCCTAAAAAAACTATCCGTTCGCGCAGCAGACGTGAATAGATATCAAAGGCGCGTTCGCCCCGACCCGATTGTTCAATAACGATAGGAATCATGAGGTTATTTGTAGCTATTTGCCCTTTATTTTATCCGAGGTTCGAGAGAATGGACTGGATTGATAGCCTATATCTCATATTTCAAGCGGAACTTTTAATGGCACTTTTGGTCTGGGTTAGAGCAGACCTGAATATCATAACATGTCATCGGGTAAATCCCAATTAAAGGTGTATTCAGATTAGTGGTTCAATTAATCAGATTAAAAATGCTACTTATCAAGTGGGAGGAGTGTTATGCTACAAAGACTCATACAGGCAGTTTTCATTACTTTTCTACTTTACTTAGTTGTCATTCTCAATCTAACTCATCAAACTCCCCCTAAACCCATACTACCAGTGTCAGACATTTCTTTGTTATAGTTGTGCCAAAATGCGCGTTTTTTCTGAGAAGATATTTTGGTAAACTGTTGACACGAACAGACGGAGGTGCAAAACTTTGGGCATAGAATTACGCAGTTACGTATTTCTAGACAACTTACAACCGCAACATGCGGCATATATGGGAACAGTGGCCCAAGGTTTTTTACCTCTACCGGGTGACACTTCCATCTGGATTGAAATTTCACCCGGTATTGAAATCAATAAAATTACTGATGTTGCCTTAAAATCTGCTTCTGTGCGTCCGGGATGGCAAATAGTAGAAAGACTATATGGAATGTTGGAACTACATTCTGGGTCCCAGGGGGAAACAAGAGCAGCAGGACAAGCGGTTTTGGACTTATTAGGAGTCAAAAAAGAGGACTGTCTCAAACCACGAGTCATTTCCAGTCAAATTATTCGCAACATTGATGCTTATCAAACCCAGCTGATCAACCGTAGTCGTCGTGGACAACTGTTATTAGCTGGACAAACCCTCTACGTTTTAGAAGTTGAACCTGCTGCTTATGCAGCATTAGCTGCTAATGAAGCGGAAAAAGCTGCTGCGATTAATATTCTAGAAGTTTTACCAGTGGGTAGTTTTGGCAGACTTTATCTAGGGGGAACAGAACGAGATATTTTAGCTGGTGCTGCTGGAGCTTTAGCAGCTATTGAAAATGTTCCCGGTCGTGCTCCCCAAGGCCATCGTAAAGAATAGTGACAGGATAATTAAAATGGCAATTGAAACACATCTTACCCTACTTAAAGCAGGTGCTGTTACCTGGTTAGATTGGAGAGGGCGAAACCCAGAACTTCAAGTTGATTTGAGTACCTCTAATTTAAGGGGGGAGAATTTTCGCGGTGCTAATTTCCAAAATGTCAATTTAAATCAGGTGGACTTTAGCCATGCTTTGCTGGTAAGAGCAGACTTTCAAAATGCCAATTTAAGTGCTGCCAATCTAAATAGCGCTAAATTAGTTCAGGCAAATCTTAGAAAAGCTAATTTAAGTGTCGCTAACCTGCAGAATGCTAATTTAATGCGTGCAAACTTAGATGAAGCAGTCCTAATTGGAGCAGATCTAAAGAGTTCAAACCTACAGGATGCAGTAGTTACCAGTGCTAACTTAATTGGAACTGACTTTTACTGTGCTAATTTAAATGGTGTTGATTTAGCTTATAGTAAACTTATACGCAGTAATCTGAGTTTTGCCAATTTAATCGGAGCAAATTTAATTGGTAGTAATTTACAAGACTGTAATTTGTATGAAGCTGAAATTATAAGTAGTTACTTATATGACACAAATTTATCCAGAGCTAATTTAAGCAGATCCCATTTGGGAAGTTCCTATTTATGTCGCGCCAATTTCATGGAAGCTAATTTAACTAGCGCTGATCTAACAGGTGCTAATTTAAAAGATGCTAATTTAGCTGGTGCCAATCTTCAGGGAGCGAATCTTAGATGTGCTAATTTAACAGGTGCTAATTTAACAGGTGCCAATTTGCAAAACGCCATTTTACCTCCCGTTTTTATTTGTAATTGAGGGTAAAGATATACTTGATGGTTCAATGGATAATGGAGTGAGAGTTGTCCACAGCTATAGTACTGGAAACAACTGTTTTTGTTCTGGGGAAATGATATTGCTAGATTACCCAGTTCACCACAAGTGTAGATTCTGAAAATGAAGCCCAAACCCATAAATTCTAATTATACCAGAAAGCCAAGAATATTTAACCAACCAGACCGTTTCATCGAAGGTTGGTACTGGGTGCTACCTTCCCATAAGCTATTAGTTGGTGAGGTAAAACCTATCACTATTTTGGGGAAAGAATTGGTAATCTATCGTGGAGAAGATGAACTGGTAGTTATCTTTGATGCTTACTGTCCACACATGGGTGCTCATCTTGGGGAAGGTAAGGTGAAAGGTAATGAACTACGTTGTTTTTTACATCACTGGCAATATGATCAACAGGGTTTTTGTACCAAGATTCCCTGTTTGGATGAAAGCATAGATATTACGGCCACTAAATCTATTAAAGCTAGAAATTGGCCTACCGAGGAAAAATATGGTTTGATTTGGGTATGGACAGGAGAAAATCCTCAACAATCCTTACCTTTTATTCCGGAGTGGGAAGTTGCAGAACTAGATATAGCCTTTGGTGGTAAGTTTATCATCCATTGTCATCCTCATATTGTGATGGTTAATCTTATTGATGCTCAGCATTTTTACAATATTCATCGACCAGTATCCGCATCTAGTTTTCAAAAACAAGAACTGAATGAGAATGCAATTATTTTCAGGTACAATCAGCAGTGTAATAACTATAATTCTAATTCTCCAAGTAAAATTCTCCGATTTTTGCTTAATCCACCCATCAGCTATCATCTTTGTTATTGGTATGGGAGCACGCTGATAGTCAGGGTAGAAATTAGGTTTTTACATTTTCAGGTTAAC from Cylindrospermopsis curvispora GIHE-G1 harbors:
- a CDS encoding ribonuclease R family protein, translating into MEFSIATLLANFTDDKLVARKVLEKKLGCEDEDSLEKLHIALEVLEKVGLLVKDRGKYRRVSEEGLIEAKLRCSSKGFCFAIQDPEGAEDIYIRESHLSHAWNGDRVLVRILKEGSRRRSPEGEVKLILERSNHTLLARIKQVEGGFRAVPLDDRLLFELKLVSNGINLQDAIDHLAHVEVIRYPLAQYPPLGRVVQILGTDAEAAADIDLVTCKHDLSRNFAENVLDAAARLPKNLLKANLRERLDLRSVFTLAIEGVDGDGVVENAFSLEKHSVTTWQLMVHITDLSVYIHPDEILDREALKRGKTIHLGNLILPMLPHTVAECCSLLPGSDRLALSFIINIDIEKGQITEWEIQPSVVNVDTSITHEQAQSFLAGESSELTRVIEMLNDLTSLAQIIKKDRLSRGCLELNLPLGYNPYHDEGSMGAIIPDDSPLGSVLRELILMVNQLMAQHLSALDVPALWRVQGSPDSQDVQEMLKLAVNLGVELIIDPELEIQSVDYQHLTGVFAESPSEQVLTYLLQDTLKPAVYSTVKAPHFGLALPAYIHFSSPLRRYPDLVMQRVYHAVLEYGRDRRNSRVKERVNLRHSSSHQEINWNVLPPEVQQELQTDLNRILVQINEREKQVYDAETDLAGLQKAQVMKQQINQIFPGVITGVQSYGFFVEIEVPPTEEVGSHLATPLRVEGLVHVSSLKDDWYEYRARQQALFGRKNRASYRLGDQVFVQVKSVDYYRQQIDLVTTGADGKINGSETTMTNDDRSNIYSSGQNPSFDMD
- the clpP gene encoding ATP-dependent Clp endopeptidase proteolytic subunit ClpP, giving the protein MIPIVIEQSGRGERAFDIYSRLLRERIVFLGQQVDSSLANLIVAQLLFLDSEDPEKDIYMYINSPGGSVTAGMGIFDTMKNIRPDVCTICTGLAASMGAFLLSAGTKGKRMSLPHSRIMIHQPLGGAQGQATDIEIQAREILYHKRKLNEYLAEHTGQPFDRIAEDTERDFFMSPQEAREYGLIDQVIDRHAAGSRPLALV
- a CDS encoding pentapeptide repeat-containing protein, translating into MAIETHLTLLKAGAVTWLDWRGRNPELQVDLSTSNLRGENFRGANFQNVNLNQVDFSHALLVRADFQNANLSAANLNSAKLVQANLRKANLSVANLQNANLMRANLDEAVLIGADLKSSNLQDAVVTSANLIGTDFYCANLNGVDLAYSKLIRSNLSFANLIGANLIGSNLQDCNLYEAEIISSYLYDTNLSRANLSRSHLGSSYLCRANFMEANLTSADLTGANLKDANLAGANLQGANLRCANLTGANLTGANLQNAILPPVFICN
- a CDS encoding aromatic ring-hydroxylating dioxygenase subunit alpha → MKPKPINSNYTRKPRIFNQPDRFIEGWYWVLPSHKLLVGEVKPITILGKELVIYRGEDELVVIFDAYCPHMGAHLGEGKVKGNELRCFLHHWQYDQQGFCTKIPCLDESIDITATKSIKARNWPTEEKYGLIWVWTGENPQQSLPFIPEWEVAELDIAFGGKFIIHCHPHIVMVNLIDAQHFYNIHRPVSASSFQKQELNENAIIFRYNQQCNNYNSNSPSKILRFLLNPPISYHLCYWYGSTLIVRVEIRFLHFQVNCHILYALRLIESGRTTGIRIFIGKKRPGIIGHIYGKFLLWLSKIAINAINYMPSQHSILFPKPGKNNRKNIQFNLQHPLALDQPIIEFINHLERQKPLKWGTWSWERLRDNQQMESEKPQNLQKWRDDLAND